From the genome of Solanum lycopersicum chromosome 7, SLM_r2.1:
AAATTCATGCTTTAATAATATCATCCAATTACATATTCCTAAAGATAATCATTATCATATAATACCATTTGCATTGTAGCATCAACATATTACCACCATACACATCattataatatacatacataatatcaacttccTAAAGCTCCCATCAAGGCAAACTAGGGCAACGcataagtagagtcccatacccctacctaagctaagtcaaacctctcaagtcactttagtttatactttattacttcattataGTTTAatgaacacttgccttaaccaacatagaccacaagatctaagtgtgcaatccggtgttgtaaaaccttacaccgatagAAGGTGGCCTACCAGCCAAAGGTAAAACCTAACATAAACGTAGATTACtaggtggatctactagctagtcttcttatgggggcaacatagttctagaactaagagataggtataatcCCTCTTCATACCATTTGGCAATTGGGgactcctctcatgggaatccaatGGATGAGTATCCCTATTTGAGGAATCAACACCATGTTTAGAATTATAGGGTGATCCTTCCTCTatgggaagtcatcacctcccattgtcaagttcactaggtgctaagctaattcctttattgaaatgtctttaagacttttattataaatcataGATTAGAATAGGTcgtagggtctaccccttgcaTAATCATcctcatcaatagctcaataagaatcgcatgagtataaatcctttcattacaattcatataagtgaggttagtaTATTAGCATTTCATATTATGATAAGGAATcatggtaaatcattcaccctTATTATAACATTTACGTATTAAGCCAACAcctcataataataatcaacacattaaaattcaaaatcataacaACCTATCAATCTTattacaaggcatactccaatataacatcatgacttaatcataattaaccacaatttgaagtaaaggatattgatcacaagacttaccaagtatccttcatagttcatcatcaaggtcttatcATAAACCTCAAATCATCCCTATTTTTGGGTATACAACAtcacaataaaataatcaacatgataacaatcctaggagaatcactacatcataattcaatactagatcacaACTTAAGATAAGACACTTGGGTTAATTCAATTCCTAACCTAAGTCatcatctcaagaactagtattaaacactaaaaatcactCAACCTTTTCCATGATTAATGTAACAACATCAATTAATAGCGATTCAACTAATACCCAAGCCAATTGAACCAATTTCAACTTAATTCTTATCAATATCAAATCTAGGGTTAAGGATCATCAACTACAAATTAAaccaaatcatcaaaatatatcataattaagttataataaatgttaatatattcatcttatccaatataaaacataaacaaatcaattcataacctaattttcaagattgagaagaacccacatgaaaacctaacttttaaaatatttttatggaaCCCTTTgtggaaagaggtctcaaaggtgaattagatccatACCTAaacatttgatgaatattttgtCACTTAGTCCCTTTACAGACCCCATCCTTCCCCTAGCTAGTCCTTAATActgtcttccaatagagagagaaagaagagagaagaaagagagtttgtTTTGTGAGTTGTCGTTATGtaatggggttggggtctttatatggggggttaattaacttaattagaatcCCATAAACCACTGATTAACCGCCTAACTTCTTAACTGATTAAAAGAGTCTAACTGAAAACATGCAGGATAATTGCAGGCCCATCGACAAGACCATAATCCACGGATCATTGGTCCATCGACCCACGCCTCCTTCCGTGATGCACAATTATAGTTTTGGTCAGAGACTTGGCAGGAGAAGTATCCAACATTATGGATATGTGTTGGTATAAGGATGGCATCGACGCCTCGTCAAGCCATACACGAGCCGTCCTTTGCATCTCATGGTTgcacactgccaaggcagtgttgCCTCTTACGTGCAAggatcctcctcaagggaccttggttggtcctttgGGAGTCGTACCCATATATTTGATCACGAATCATCTTAACCACCTATTAAATACCCATTCAccaattttcatggattttttacttcttaaagctcgtcaaataggctaaggcacgccaGTACCTTCTAGAACTAGTTTACGGACGTCGTGGACAtttttggacgttttggttcctagacttcctaaatgacctctattaatttaaataggtCTTTAAACAGTGTTTAGACCtcatgacacctatgttaggctttaacaaatgtcttggattttcaaatgaatacattatccccccttaggaacattcgtccacGAATGACACTAAGCatctttaaaaggaaggaatagactcaagactagcagcccaaccaacaacaatacataacaacattAATCATATTACTTACACAAGGCAATTCAAAACATGAATTAACACACATAAAGTTCAACATTACATTATGATGAATATCATTCCCAAAACAACATGGTCTCAAAATACTTTAAATGAGCCAATTATGTAAAATTTCAGTCCAATAACATGCTATAGATCATTTCATAAAGGCTCACCATATAACAATTTAAAGATAATTCAAACAATCCAAAGAGAAATTTTTCAAGTTCCAAATGTCCCTTCACCGTAATCACTGTAAAGCAAAATtccaaaaattcacattttgcaagacttcatcaaaaatcaaagaaacttcaattttagttattattttaattattagtaagaactactaaccttagttatcaaatagatgagcgTAACAGGACTTCATGTCGTACTCGGCCGCcaatgttgcaccctcaactaggtgtttcttccataacacctttatggaAACCATctctttattccttaatttcttgacttgcctatcgAGAATTTGAACCacaacttcctcataagagagatTATCCctgacaccaagaccctcaataggaataaTAGGCTCGAGATTACCaatacactttttaagcatAGAAGATGGAAAACCGAATAATTGGAAGCCAATTCattaggaagtttcaattcataggcaaccttaccaattctttgcaagatttcatagggaccaaCATAACGAGGACTAAACTTCTCTTTCTTGCCAAACCTAACCACCCCTTTTCATtggtaaaattttcaaatacaccttatcaccttcttcaaactccaaattccttctcctatgatcggcgtaagacttttgccgacaaTAGGTTGTTTAAAACCGATtcattatgatatgaactttctccaaagtcttattaACTAAATCGGGACCAAGAAGTGAAGGCtctcccacttcaaaccatcgaataggagacctacatctcttaccatacaaggcttcataggcagccatggaaattgatgaatgaaaactattattataggaaaCTACACAGGCAAATGCTTATACCAACTCTCCTTGAATTCAAAAATACAAGCCCTAACTGTATCcttaagggtttgaatagtaggctatgcttgaccatccgtttggggatgaaaagcggtactcaacttcaccttagAACCctaccctttttggaatgacctccattACGTAGATCTAAATTGTGCACCCCGatctgatataatggataaTAGAATACCATGGGGATACAcgatctcatctatgaagatcctagcCTAATCTTCTGCCGAATGAGTAGACATGACGGGAATAAAGCGGACGGACTTGGTTAACCTATACACTACCACCCATATTGAACCATATTGTCTTTGAGTCCCAGGTAAAcccactacaaaatccatattgatgtcttcccacttccaagtaagAACTCtgatttcttgtagtaagccacccaaCTTTTGATGTTCAGCTTTTACTTGTTTGCAATTTAgacacttagcgacaaactttgctatgtccttcttcatatCATCCCACAAATATGCTTCTCTAAGGTCagggtacatttttgtcgaacctggatgaatggagTAGCGGGACTTATGGGCTTCTTCAAGGATCCGGTTCCTCAACTCATCTACcttgggaacacacaatcttCCTTGGAGCCTTAACATAACATCCCTCCCCCCCGGGGAGAATGTCCGGTTAAGCTTGCCAAGGACCGATTCCTTGAACTCCATCGATGATTTGTCAAgttgttgtttggacttcacctcaactactAAAGATAACTCAGAGTTATTATGAACCATGAAACCAACATCCGAAGAATATTCCAACCTCTCACCCAACCTAGACAACCTATAAATATTCTTTACTAGGTATTTCTTGGCTTCCTCTATGTGAGATACACTACCCCTAGTCATACGATTTAGAGAATACGCAACTCCATTAGCCTTGTCggggtgatagaggacactTATATCATAATCTAACAATTCTAACAACCTACTTTGTCTATGATTCAAATCCTTTTggttaaacacatattggagactataatggtGGGTAAagatatcaacatgaacacatAAAAGTAATACCTCCATAATTTCATGGCAAAAACCATGGCCTCTACCTCAATATCATGAGTTGGGTGGTTTATCTCATGTAACGTAAGTTGTCTAGAAACATAGTCTATCACTTTCACATGTTGCAAaagcacacaccccaaacccagTGGAGATGTGTCATAATACActacaaaaccctttgtaccctccggcAAGGTCAACAATGGAGCGGAAGTAATcctatctttaaaaatttgaaaacttgtCTCACATGCTTtagaccactcaaatttcttacacttttaGGTCAAAGtggtcaagggagatgcaatagACTCAAAAACCACTACAAACCTCCGATAATAGCCTGCTAAAccaaagaaactcctaatatccattggagtcaaaggtctaggaAAATTTTTCACCACCTCCGTTTTCCTTTGATAAACCTCAACTCCATCagtagagatgatatgaccaagaaatgtcacCGACCATGGAAAATTGATATTCTTTAAGTACTTGCAACACtaccctcaaatggttcatgtgcTAACCTTAAttttttcgaatataccaaaatgtcattaatgaagacaatgacaaatgaatctaggtaattttgaaatacCCTATTCATTGGGCTCACAAACGCCGCCGGAGCATTAacgagaccaaaggacattactaagaactcctgatgaccatatctagtccggAATGCCATTtctggtatatcctcacctctcaccctaagtttgtgataccccgacctcaagtcaatcttagaaaagtagctttctccttgaagttgatcaaacaagttgtcAATCCGAGAGAGAGGATAattgttcttgattgtgactatattgagttggcggtaatcaCTACACATTCCTATGGAATCatcattcttcttcacaaaccAAACTATatcaccccatggagaaatactaggtatTAAAAAGCCTTTGTCTAATAAATCGTTGAGTTGtgccttcaactctttgaatTCGGCcagagccatccgataaggaggaattgatatgggatttgtatccggtagcaaattaataaaaaaatcaatttcccgttcaAGAGGAATAGTGGGAagttcattaggaaagacctccgaaaattcactcactacggggaccgactcaataggaggaattttgaagtctagatcttggactcttacaatAAGGTATAGACAACCTTTAGATATCATTTttcatgcttttagacaagagataATATGACCTCTAGTAATAGAGTTTCCCCCATACCACATtacaacgggttcatttggaaaattaaacttCATTACCCTTGTCCTACAGTCAAAGAAAGTATGCAACTAATCCATGcccaatataatattaaaatcaagCATATTGAGCTCTATTAGTTCAACATAAagaactctattgggcaacattattggaaattctatacaccctttttgcaacaaccgactcacccaccggagtagacactataaaagttTCATGCTAAATATCGGgtaaatataaaacattttggctactagaggagtaataaatgataaagtagcagTGGGATCAAGTAAtgcatataaattaataaaaaaaatttaacataccggtcaccacgcAGGAGAAGTCTcctgctcacccctagagcggatagcatagaagtggttcttcttcggagcctcatttgaaccacttgcttgagcttgaccaccCTTTTCGTGGCTACTCTTGCCACAACCAAAATAATTTCCCGTTCCAACCAAGTAGTCGCCAAAATGACCCTTTCTGCACTTAGCACATGTAGGATTTTCATAAGGTGAGTTTCCACTCCTTCCCTTTTCGGATATCGTTTTAGTAGCCTTAACATCTCGATCCTTACGGAACCTGTATGGAACTTGATTAAAAACccgcttcttaaatctaggattgtcttgtatctcaagcctatttTTTGAATGACCCCTATAAAAAGATCTTGCCCTTTTAGCATCCTTACTCTTCCTCTTATCCATTGTCTCTTCCACATGCTTAATGTGCACCATAAGACAAGAAATGTTCAGGTTGTCATATAACATAGCTGAACGATACTCTTCTTGTAAATCTCGTGAAACCCCCATTACAAAGAGGCTCATTTTGTCTGTAGgatcggaaaccaaagaaggagcatattttgacaacttagtgaatttcaaagattattcatgaacactcatacctccttggagaaagttgatgaactccaccactttagaTTACCTCATCTACCTAGGAAAGAACTTATCTATaaaagccttcttgaagatctcccaagtaatcggaccacccctcaatggcatattatccctccattgcaaAAACCATACTTGAGCAacgtccttgagttgataagtggtCAAATCGGCCTTCTCATTTATGGATAACCCCATAGCCAAGAGTACCTTATAGACTTCATCAatgaattcttgggggtcttcctCAACCGTAGACCTGTAAAAGGTATGAGGGTTCATCCGAGTGAAATCACTTAGATAGGAAGCCATTGTAGTGACTTGTTTATGAGGACGGGGTATAACCTCTCGGCTTGCTTGGTCCATCATAGCTTGGCCTTGAACAGTGGTGGATTGAGCCAACTGGATTAGGGAGACTTTATATCACTATCCGTCAAGGCTGGAGGGTTGACCAGAGCTTGTTCCatattatcatcttcttctagtggaggaacttgatcaccatggGGAGGAGCTCCTGCATTggaaatttcctcttcaagtcttCGTGCCGCATTCATTCGAGTATTCATTCTTcctataataacaacaaaaggaTTAGATTCTAAATCACACCATAAATATACTCTAATGGTATTATATaagattttaagaaaatgagaGTATCCTAGGCATCATGTAGTCTCGCATCCATAAGTGTAAaatgcttcacaattatgaacacGAACTTACATTGACGTGGTTAAGAGAGAAACATAGACtcaaagatattcaacctcatgctttgTTAAAAAGTTTGTCATATCCGAGTTttacccctagatgtaaccatTTACTTatgctcatttgagattgctctcatcttttacattagccttatatcatgttgtcaccacatttaTAATCAGtatcacattttctcttcataattactcacctctttttaagtgaatgttcatttcatcatatgccaatgcacttggacatttagtatgtttcacactcttacttaacccttctagagtTTCATCATTTCGTTGTTCATTTCagcatttcattgttcatttcctcttataccaatgcacttggacatttagtgtattttacactcgtacttaacccttctagggtttcatcatttcattacatacatcttaggttcactaactttaaacatatgctagacttatgagtctatacataCAGGCCATGGggattcattcatagtttgtctaagtgattcatatttacccaagattatgtggtacaagacttatgcatcttgtagatatgccaagatattaatttcgatctttagaggcagcattcattaaatatttacttatgtaTAACTTATGTGTCAATTCGGAATTGGGCAACGAAAcccgattttgaatcccttggacaacacttaatcttgTTTTAAACTTAATAATCGCATTTCtcagatttgggggaccctaaatcaatccccatcaaccccataatattttctttgtttttctcctctccttttcgtttaagtcaaggaggttgtgggtttcaATCACCCACatgctcattatttttcttttattttatctcttaactttctcaacTATCCAAGAgtttgtgggttcaatcctcactctccacatttattttctcctttatttttctcctctctctctcatccattcaagaggttgtgggttcaatccccactcatcACATCTATATTTACATGCATTTTTCtcatgaattttttatgaaattttcaattaCTGAGGTCATGGTTTCAATCCCCACTAAcctcacattttttaaaaaaattaaacgaagctcattttttaaaaagatggcCGAGACTAAAATTTCCAGCAGGCTagaaatttagtctcttccaatccatttttgtcttaatcttttgttgttgttctttttatatttcatgtaatgatgtcttcggttcaatccttagtgatattacttattttacattaatttttcattgcattttgtaccattttgttTGGCCGAACCAAAGTTACCAAATGCTAGAAGTTTATTCAGtattttcatcttccttttatcatcattcatacgttaattcttaaggcattCCGTGGATCATTTGGTGCATGTTTAAGTTTAatctttatatgattatattcagccaagaattattatttcatttagcATTGTTACAACACTTTTACATCTCATGATTTACCCAAACattcgcacataaaattcaaccataaaaacattttcacatacttttggttgacataacttaacatgcttacaCTTCCATacacataatcaagaacacattatcatgaaaatcaattttcatacttaaactaccagcaaacataccaacaacatgatctctgaCCTATTTCACATTGAGATCAAAGGGATACTATGGACAAGGAGTTTGACAACaatgggaacaaccctagttgttGAGTAGATTCACCGAGCCTTAAgtgtctcttgggaaagggaaaAAGCGTAAGAAAACCCATAACTTTTATGACGTTAAAACCTTTACTTGCTGCCCaaaatattctccaaaaatcacgtccaaatccCCTCAAAGTAAACACTTACTCGACGGAAAAACTTttctttgcctacgtgattgatttcgtttgttttcttatattttagtTGTGAGTTCATCAAGTGTGAAAAACTTTGGTTTAACTACtgatttttaaagttatttggCAGAGAAAATTGTGAGCGAGtgtgatagagacgtgagagagagagatgagcgtgggagagaagagttttcttaggattaggagtctagttttggatttagtcaaataaggtttttattttagtattaaaaatctgatttccttttattctaaatcagctaataataataaatataaattaataacattaatttaccaacttaacttaaaaataatttagtgcATTCCTTCCACTTAGGTCCGAACCCAGGTGGTGCAAGACTTCACTTGAAGAGCCAATTTTCGGACCTCTCTCCCCAAAAAatcccctccaccttattaattaaataactaattatatatttagtgtaaATATGATATTACCATAAGCCTGGAAAaaaaccattttacccctaaacCGTCTAAAcataagatttcctctttttaagtctcataaagactccttcgagtaactcttcgtattcgagagccctacacgGTTGGACCCAaactttcctagctcaactaactccccaagttagttttATTAGATGTAGAAAGGGTTCTGATGTCttgttctacgcgcatcaaacCGTGTGAACCCTAGTCTACTTATAGGCATTTTTGACATATTAAGTATCACTtagtatatccatttttagggttgttacattaccccccccccccttagtaacatttgtccccgaatgaaactactctttactaacaataaggaggacccttgcaaatTTGAAAAAAGCTTCCAATAGGCAGTGTCTACCTACGTGTAGAGGCGACGAGGCGTGGTTGaatcgatggggcgtcgataCCTCCATTGGCCAACACTTATACATTTTGGCTAATGGTCAATTTGGACCAGTATCTCACACCATTGACGAGTCTGCAGGATGGAAGGGAGCAAGGGCGTCGAGTGACTTACGACCCATCATTTTCAGGTCCCCGTGTTGTTTGactttaattaattcaattagttaattaagtggttagttgattagttggtggttaagggaggactaattaatttatttaatgacTCCTATAAATACCCCAAACTTAATTTGACTAAACCAAACTCCCATGATTCCCAAAAcccaattgctcttccttctctcttttttctctctccgCAAAAGAAATCCATAAAAGACCATAAAAAGAAGGGTTATATGGATGCAAATTGATCAAGTTTTCAACATCAAACTTCATCATTtattaaggtatgggattcctttcaccttttgAGATCTCTTTCTCCAAAGGGTTcctcaaaatatatttcaaaagtataaaattcaagtgggttttcttccaataaaaaattgatcttaTGAATTGCTTTGTTTATGATTCCTTTTGgttattatgagtatattaacatgttttATGAAACATTTTGACTACTTCTTGGTGTATTGACCGAGTTTGTGAAAAGATGAccttttccccttaaccctaggttgtgatcatgaattgaattgtatatcATTGATACAATCCACTTGGTTAATGTGTGATTTACTATTCTACGTTGTTATTGTTTCAATTATGAGTATATTGttttgtattgtaatttaagtatgctagttcttgattaattgacctaggttgtgaagtagatcatgaatttGATCTAAGGTCCAAATTCTAgtctatgaactagtgatgaattgttgtatagtgattcaattgactttattatgatgattattattattgtgtgaTAATGTTACACCCATTCTTGGGTTGAATTTGATaattgatggtaagaccttcaTGATGGcattgtgaaggagattgggtaaGCCTTGTAATATCAATTCTTGACTTCAATTATGACTACATCTGATTAaatgatgatgttgtattgaagtatacctcatgttaagattgatagggttggtatgatgttaaattgaaatgtcttgaacaatggattgtgagttgttggctaagatgtaaatgttataaggatggtgataacatACCGATGATCCTTATTATGATGTGACTATgtaaatgtgttaacctcacatgtatgaattgtaatggaaggacaatactcatgcaattcttgttgagctatgatgattattatataagggatagaccctataaACTACATTATGTTGTGATGATTAATAATggaattaaagacatttcaaaaggattctagcttagcaccaagtgaactagagtTAACAGTGTCCtatcccacatagggaaggtaggatacCTAATGTACTCATAAGATGGAGACTATAATACATgtcgcataaagagggtccaaactatatctcctagttattGACCCCATAGGGTAGCTAGTGTATCCATATAgatgttatgtttatgttttggtactaccttgtcaAGTAGTACGCCTTCCATCgatgtagggttccatgacaccggattttacattagctcatgtggtctatttcGGTTAAGGAAAAATGTTCCCAAgaggtaaaatgaagtaatgaagtggACTCTAACTAGCATGACCTAAGGAGTTTAGCTTattctaggtaggggtataggacactacctatgcattgcactagttatccttgagggaagtcttagaaggatcttcttatatatgtatatgcttataaatataaatgataatgtatatgattatcTTACATATTTATGAcactatatgatgttggtttcacttaCGAACATGTGTTTGGTCTCTATTCTAACTTTTGATGTTATATACTCTTAAGGATATGTTGTGTTAAGTTTGGCATTGTTTATGGTTCTTGttgagttacttgattgagtaaggttaggGGTTTTGCCTAGTTATTGCAATAGTGGACTTAATAAGGGTTCATGAATTATGGTCTTGCTTTAGTTATGatattatgaactcttatatatgcttgttgatattataatttgatgatagggttgtctTGATTGTGTTCTAAATTAGGTTGACATGCACATTGACTTAACTAGACTATGTATtattggtcttgtgatgtacatgctaTTGACTTAATAAATATGTATGATTGACATGTATTGGCTCTTGAATGTGCAAAaggattttcaaagtaaaatagcatgttttaatAGGATGTCcttttttagcatgatttaatgttatgtgtgcatatggtctcatacttagtacaagtgaagTGCTAACcctattttctccctttttccccaacattttaggttccgattgTTAAAGGCTTGTAGCGACCTTTGAAGGAAGATTTGgattctcattctccaagttgggtaggtcctcactactTCGAGGACAATGCCACTTTCTAGCATTGAATATA
Proteins encoded in this window:
- the LOC138337308 gene encoding uncharacterized protein, which encodes MGVSRDLQEEYRSAMLYDNLNISCLMVHIKHVEETMDKRKSKDAKRARSFYRGHSKNRLEIQDNPRFKKRVFNQVPYRFRKDRDVKATKTISEKGRSGNSPYENPTCAKCRKGHFGDYLVGTGNYFGCGKSSHEKGGQAQASGSNEAPKKNHFYAIRSRGEQETSPAW